One genomic segment of Gasterosteus aculeatus chromosome 6, fGasAcu3.hap1.1, whole genome shotgun sequence includes these proteins:
- the ikzf5 gene encoding zinc finger protein Pegasus, with amino-acid sequence MGEEKPDTLDFVKDFQEYLSQQTQHVNMISGSVSGVKEEDELPPDCSQNGLDHPSVDLSLEDSSGILVDGFERTYDGKLKCRYCNYATRGTARLIEHIRIHTGEKPHRCHLCPFASAYERHLEAHMRSHTGEKPYKCELCSFRCSDRSNLSHHRRRRHKLLPMKGARSLSHKKMLSVLQKKASSLGYGRRLLINFSPPSMAVHKADNVNDFSHELPHLRQETYDNPGGPAEHGHSPNHRDMVMDNPLNQLSTLAGQLASLPSDSRDQIQPPMSPGEESPVDEKPFLIEQPHPATTPVAVSASASVVQASSSSPITPESRAPAHSSCSPRGGPCSEHSGRTSTPSISNSQPSTPAPGLSIPLQEPHMLHHCEHCDIYFPDNILYTIHMGCHGYENPFQCNICGHKCRSKYDFACHFARGQHK; translated from the exons ATGGGCGAGGAAAAGCCGGACACGCTGGACTTCGTGAAGGATTTCCAGGAGTATCTGAGCCAGCAGACTCAGCATGTCAACATGATATCGGGCTCTGTCAGCGGCGtcaaggaggaggacgagctgcCACCAG ACTGCAGTCAGAATGGACTAGATCATCCCTCAGTGGACTTGTCGCTGGAGGACAGTTCGGGGATCCTGGTGGATGGTTTTGAGAGGACCTACGACGGCAAGCTCAAGTGTCGCTACTGCAACTATGCTACCAGAGGCACCGCACGGCTCATTGAGCACATCCGAATTCACACCG GAGAGAAACCTCATCGCTGCCACCTCTGTCCATTTGCTTCCGCTTACGAGCGCCACCTGGAGGCCCACATGCGATCGCACACGGGCGAGAAGCCTTACAAGTGTGAGCTGTGCTCCTTCCGCTGCAGCGACCGCAGCAACTTGTCGCACCATCGCCGCCGACGCCACAAGCTCCTGCCGATGAAAGGTGCCCGCTCACTTTCCCACAAGAAGATGTTGAGTGTTCTACAGAAGAAGGCCAGCTCGCTGGGCTACGGCCGCCGCCTCCTCATCAACTTTAGCCCCCCTTCCATGGCGGTGCACAAGGCTGACAATGTCAACGACTTCTCGCACGAGCTGCCCCACTTACGCCAGGAGACGTATGATAACCCGGGTGGCCCAGCGGAGCACGGGCACTCTCCAAATCACCGTGACATGGTTATGGATAACCCCCTGAACCAGCTGTCCACACTGGCGGGCCAGTTAGCCAGCCTCCCCTCTGACTCCAGGGACCAGATTCAACCCCCCATGTCTCCAGGAGAAGAGTCCCCCGTAGATGAGAAGCCCTTCCTCATCGAGCAGCCCCATCCCGCCACAACTCCCGTGGCTGTGTCTGCGTCAGCCAGCGTGGTccaggcctcctcctcttccccaatCACCCCGGAGTCCCGGGCTCCTGcccacagcagctgcagccctaGAGGGGGGCCGTGCAGCGAGCACAGCGGGCGCACCAGCACTCCCAGTATCTCCAACAGCCAACCCAGTACGCCGGCCCCCGGCCTGTCCATCCCGCTCCAAGAACCCCACATGCTACACCACTGCGAGCACTGTGACATCTACTTCCCCGACAACATCCTCTACACCATCCACATGGGCTGCCACGGCTACGAGAACCCATTCCAGTGCAACATCTGCGGCCACAAGTGCAGGAGCAAGTACGACTTTGCCTGCCACTTTGCGCGCGGGCAGCACAAGTAA
- the LOC120820800 gene encoding CUB and zona pellucida-like domain-containing protein 1 isoform X1, with protein sequence MWTLMVLVGAIASSAVPGAARYTTPWPWYETTQGQSSCRHSCGYDLGHCSCSYSCEYRGNCCPDYKYYCYSAITTEPAQRSCRNNCGSHLGVCSCTSDCRYQGNCCHDYRSFCPTTTVQPTTAQPSCRYNCGRHMGSCSCSSSCQYNGNCCRDFYSFCPTTTFQPATTQPSCRYNCGRHMGSCSCSSSCQYNGNCCRDFYSFCPTTTFQPATTQPSCRYNCGRHMGSCSCSSSCQYNGNCCRDFYSFCTTTTVQPTTGQPSCRHNCGRHMGSCSCSSSCQYNGNCCYDFYSHCPSSTPMPTPGGSCGGSLFGSGNFSSPNYPNNYYNNGYCVWQLRVAYDQRIFLSFTDLQLENCCGCDYISIYDGPSASSQHLGKVCEGNQQATFYSTSNYLTVVFRTDSSVVRRGFNAAFMSSLPSNSGRVDCSSDNMNIVLQRTYLNSLGYDGNDLYLNDEQCRPQISRDQVVFNFPINTCGNVRKFDNGSVVYTNALRAFTSGSGEITRQAHFKMSVGCRMAQDSVAQIMYIVRHHDNTSITGTGRFNTSMDFYTSSSFYSQVTEVPYKVTLNQNLFVQVNLSRGDSSLVLFLDTCVTSPSAHDFQTRPYYLVRNGCPMDNTYQPYASGSSAYARFTFKAFQFLRATESVYIQCKVLICQASDYNSRCRRGCNRRAARDLGSAHEGQTLVLGPIQLKDPEEKEEDTLKQKRE encoded by the exons ATGTGGACTCTCATGGTTCTCGTAGGTGCGATCGCCTCATCCGCAGTGCCAG GGGCTGCACGCTACACAACACCTTGGCCGTGGTATGAAACGACACAAG GTCAAAGTTCTTGCAGGCACAGCTGTGGCTACGACTTAGGACATTGCTCGTGCTCTTACAGCTGTGAATACAGAGGGAACTGTTGTCCAGACTATAAAT ATTACTGCTACTCTGCGATTACAACGGAACCAG CTCAGCGCTCATGTCGTAACAACTGCGGCTCGCACCTGGGAGTCTGCTCCTGCACAAGCGACTGCCGATACCAAGGAAACTGTTGCCATGACTACAGAT CTTTCTGCCCGACGACCACAGTCCAACCAACCACAG CTCAGCCCTCCTGCCGATACAACTGTGGCCGGCACATGGGAAGCTGCTCCTGCTCGAGCTCTTGTCAATACAATGGAAACTGCTGTCGTGACTTCTACT CTTTCTGCCCGACGACCACATTCCAACCAGCCACAA CTCAGCCCTCCTGCCGATACAACTGTGGCCGGCACATGGGAAGCTGCTCCTGCTCGAGCTCTTGTCAATACAATGGAAACTGCTGTCGTGACTTCTACT CTTTCTGCCCGACGACCACATTCCAACCAGCCACAA CTCAGCCCTCCTGCCGATACAACTGTGGCCGGCACATGGGAAGCTGCTCCTGCTCGAGCTCTTGTCAATACAATGGAAACTGCTGTCGTGACTTCTACT CTTTCTGCACGACGACCACAGTCCAACCAACCACAG GTCAGCCCTCCTGTCGACACAACTGTGGCCGGCACATGGGAAGCTGCTCCTGCTCGAGCTCTTGTCAATACAATGGAAACTGCTGCTACGACTTCTACT CCCACTGCCCAAGCTCAACCCCGATGCCAACGCCAG GGGGCTCCTGTGGAGGCTCTCTGTTTGGCTCTGGTAACTTCTCCAGCCCAAACTACCCCAACAACTACTACAACAACGGCTACTGTGTGTGGCAGCTCAGGGTTGCGTACGACCAAAGAATCTTCCTGTCATTCACAGACCTGCA ATTGGAGAACTGCTGCGGCTGTGACTACATTTCTATCTACGACGGGCCTTCTGCTAGCTCACAGCATCTGGGGAAAGTGTGCGAGGGCAATCAGCAAGCAACCTTCTACTCCACCTCGAACTACTTGACCGTGGTCTTCCGGACTGATAGCTCCGTTGTTCGCCGAGGGTTTAACGCTGCCTTTATGAGCTCTTTACCATCAAACTCAG GTCGAGTGGACTGTTCCTCGGACAACATGAACATTGTTCTCCAGAGGACTTACCTGAACTCTCTCGGCTACGACGGCAACGATCTGTACCTGAATGACGAGCAATGCAGACCCCAGATTTCGAGAGACCAGGTGGTCTTCAACTTCCCAATCAACACTTGTGGCAACGTTCGAAAG TTTGACAACGGCAGCGTTGTGTACACCAACGCTCTCCGCGCCTTCACCTCCGGCTCCGGCGAGATCACACGGCAGGCTCACTTCAAGATGAGCGTGGGCTGTCGGATGGCGCAGGACTCCGTGGCCCAGATCATGTACATCGtccgtcaccatgacaacaccAGCATCACAGGCACCGGCAGATTCAACACCAGCATGGATTTCTACACGTCCAGCAGCTTCTACTCGCAG GTGACCGAAGTGCCATACAAGGTGACACTCAACCAGAACTTGTTTGTTCAAGTGAACCTCAGCAGGGGTGACAGCTCCCTGGTCCTCTTTCTGGATACCTGTGTGACATCACCATCGGCCCACGATTTCCAGACCAGACCGTACTACCTCGTTCGCAACGG CTGTCCTATGGACAACACCTACCAGCCCTACGCCTCCGGCTCCAGTGCTTATGCCCGCTTCACTTTCAAGGCCTTCCAGTTCCTGCGAGCCACAGAGTCGGTGTACATCCAGTGCAAGGTCTTGATATGCCAAGCGTCCGACTACAACTCGCGGTGCCGCCGGGGCTGCAACAGACGTGCGGCCAGAGACCTGGGGTCGGCCCACGAAGGCCAAACTCTGGTCTTGGGTCCCATCCAACTCAAAG ACcctgaagagaaggaggaagacacCCTGAAGCAGAAAAGGGAGTAA
- the LOC120820800 gene encoding CUB and zona pellucida-like domain-containing protein 1 isoform X3, with protein sequence MWTLMVLVGAIASSAVPGAARYTTPWPWYETTQGQSSCRHSCGYDLGHCSCSYSCEYRGNCCPDYKYYCYSAITTEPAQRSCRNNCGSHLGVCSCTSDCRYQGNCCHDYRSFCPTTTVQPTTAQPSCRYNCGRHMGSCSCSSSCQYNGNCCRDFYSFCPTTTFQPATTQPSCRYNCGRHMGSCSCSSSCQYNGNCCRDFYSFCPTTTFQPATTQPSCRYNCGRHMGSCSCSSSCQYNGNCCRDFYSHCPSSTPMPTPGGSCGGSLFGSGNFSSPNYPNNYYNNGYCVWQLRVAYDQRIFLSFTDLQLENCCGCDYISIYDGPSASSQHLGKVCEGNQQATFYSTSNYLTVVFRTDSSVVRRGFNAAFMSSLPSNSGRVDCSSDNMNIVLQRTYLNSLGYDGNDLYLNDEQCRPQISRDQVVFNFPINTCGNVRKFDNGSVVYTNALRAFTSGSGEITRQAHFKMSVGCRMAQDSVAQIMYIVRHHDNTSITGTGRFNTSMDFYTSSSFYSQVTEVPYKVTLNQNLFVQVNLSRGDSSLVLFLDTCVTSPSAHDFQTRPYYLVRNGCPMDNTYQPYASGSSAYARFTFKAFQFLRATESVYIQCKVLICQASDYNSRCRRGCNRRAARDLGSAHEGQTLVLGPIQLKDPEEKEEDTLKQKRE encoded by the exons ATGTGGACTCTCATGGTTCTCGTAGGTGCGATCGCCTCATCCGCAGTGCCAG GGGCTGCACGCTACACAACACCTTGGCCGTGGTATGAAACGACACAAG GTCAAAGTTCTTGCAGGCACAGCTGTGGCTACGACTTAGGACATTGCTCGTGCTCTTACAGCTGTGAATACAGAGGGAACTGTTGTCCAGACTATAAAT ATTACTGCTACTCTGCGATTACAACGGAACCAG CTCAGCGCTCATGTCGTAACAACTGCGGCTCGCACCTGGGAGTCTGCTCCTGCACAAGCGACTGCCGATACCAAGGAAACTGTTGCCATGACTACAGAT CTTTCTGCCCGACGACCACAGTCCAACCAACCACAG CTCAGCCCTCCTGCCGATACAACTGTGGCCGGCACATGGGAAGCTGCTCCTGCTCGAGCTCTTGTCAATACAATGGAAACTGCTGTCGTGACTTCTACT CTTTCTGCCCGACGACCACATTCCAACCAGCCACAA CTCAGCCCTCCTGCCGATACAACTGTGGCCGGCACATGGGAAGCTGCTCCTGCTCGAGCTCTTGTCAATACAATGGAAACTGCTGTCGTGACTTCTACT CTTTCTGCCCGACGACCACATTCCAACCAGCCACAA CTCAGCCCTCCTGCCGATACAACTGTGGCCGGCACATGGGAAGCTGCTCCTGCTCGAGCTCTTGTCAATACAATGGAAACTGCTGTCGTGACTTCTACT CCCACTGCCCAAGCTCAACCCCGATGCCAACGCCAG GGGGCTCCTGTGGAGGCTCTCTGTTTGGCTCTGGTAACTTCTCCAGCCCAAACTACCCCAACAACTACTACAACAACGGCTACTGTGTGTGGCAGCTCAGGGTTGCGTACGACCAAAGAATCTTCCTGTCATTCACAGACCTGCA ATTGGAGAACTGCTGCGGCTGTGACTACATTTCTATCTACGACGGGCCTTCTGCTAGCTCACAGCATCTGGGGAAAGTGTGCGAGGGCAATCAGCAAGCAACCTTCTACTCCACCTCGAACTACTTGACCGTGGTCTTCCGGACTGATAGCTCCGTTGTTCGCCGAGGGTTTAACGCTGCCTTTATGAGCTCTTTACCATCAAACTCAG GTCGAGTGGACTGTTCCTCGGACAACATGAACATTGTTCTCCAGAGGACTTACCTGAACTCTCTCGGCTACGACGGCAACGATCTGTACCTGAATGACGAGCAATGCAGACCCCAGATTTCGAGAGACCAGGTGGTCTTCAACTTCCCAATCAACACTTGTGGCAACGTTCGAAAG TTTGACAACGGCAGCGTTGTGTACACCAACGCTCTCCGCGCCTTCACCTCCGGCTCCGGCGAGATCACACGGCAGGCTCACTTCAAGATGAGCGTGGGCTGTCGGATGGCGCAGGACTCCGTGGCCCAGATCATGTACATCGtccgtcaccatgacaacaccAGCATCACAGGCACCGGCAGATTCAACACCAGCATGGATTTCTACACGTCCAGCAGCTTCTACTCGCAG GTGACCGAAGTGCCATACAAGGTGACACTCAACCAGAACTTGTTTGTTCAAGTGAACCTCAGCAGGGGTGACAGCTCCCTGGTCCTCTTTCTGGATACCTGTGTGACATCACCATCGGCCCACGATTTCCAGACCAGACCGTACTACCTCGTTCGCAACGG CTGTCCTATGGACAACACCTACCAGCCCTACGCCTCCGGCTCCAGTGCTTATGCCCGCTTCACTTTCAAGGCCTTCCAGTTCCTGCGAGCCACAGAGTCGGTGTACATCCAGTGCAAGGTCTTGATATGCCAAGCGTCCGACTACAACTCGCGGTGCCGCCGGGGCTGCAACAGACGTGCGGCCAGAGACCTGGGGTCGGCCCACGAAGGCCAAACTCTGGTCTTGGGTCCCATCCAACTCAAAG ACcctgaagagaaggaggaagacacCCTGAAGCAGAAAAGGGAGTAA
- the LOC120820800 gene encoding CUB and zona pellucida-like domain-containing protein 1 isoform X2 — protein MWTLMVLVGAIASSAVPGAARYTTPWPWYETTQGQSSCRHSCGYDLGHCSCSYSCEYRGNCCPDYKSFCPTTTVQPTTAQPSCRYNCGRHMGSCSCSSSCQYNGNCCRDFYSFCPTTTFQPATTQPSCRYNCGRHMGSCSCSSSCQYNGNCCRDFYSFCPTTTFQPATTQPSCRYNCGRHMGSCSCSSSCQYNGNCCRDFYSFCTTTTVQPTTGQPSCRHNCGRHMGSCSCSSSCQYNGNCCYDFYSHCPSSTPMPTPGGSCGGSLFGSGNFSSPNYPNNYYNNGYCVWQLRVAYDQRIFLSFTDLQLENCCGCDYISIYDGPSASSQHLGKVCEGNQQATFYSTSNYLTVVFRTDSSVVRRGFNAAFMSSLPSNSGRVDCSSDNMNIVLQRTYLNSLGYDGNDLYLNDEQCRPQISRDQVVFNFPINTCGNVRKFDNGSVVYTNALRAFTSGSGEITRQAHFKMSVGCRMAQDSVAQIMYIVRHHDNTSITGTGRFNTSMDFYTSSSFYSQVTEVPYKVTLNQNLFVQVNLSRGDSSLVLFLDTCVTSPSAHDFQTRPYYLVRNGCPMDNTYQPYASGSSAYARFTFKAFQFLRATESVYIQCKVLICQASDYNSRCRRGCNRRAARDLGSAHEGQTLVLGPIQLKDPEEKEEDTLKQKRE, from the exons ATGTGGACTCTCATGGTTCTCGTAGGTGCGATCGCCTCATCCGCAGTGCCAG GGGCTGCACGCTACACAACACCTTGGCCGTGGTATGAAACGACACAAG GTCAAAGTTCTTGCAGGCACAGCTGTGGCTACGACTTAGGACATTGCTCGTGCTCTTACAGCTGTGAATACAGAGGGAACTGTTGTCCAGACTATAAAT CTTTCTGCCCGACGACCACAGTCCAACCAACCACAG CTCAGCCCTCCTGCCGATACAACTGTGGCCGGCACATGGGAAGCTGCTCCTGCTCGAGCTCTTGTCAATACAATGGAAACTGCTGTCGTGACTTCTACT CTTTCTGCCCGACGACCACATTCCAACCAGCCACAA CTCAGCCCTCCTGCCGATACAACTGTGGCCGGCACATGGGAAGCTGCTCCTGCTCGAGCTCTTGTCAATACAATGGAAACTGCTGTCGTGACTTCTACT CTTTCTGCCCGACGACCACATTCCAACCAGCCACAA CTCAGCCCTCCTGCCGATACAACTGTGGCCGGCACATGGGAAGCTGCTCCTGCTCGAGCTCTTGTCAATACAATGGAAACTGCTGTCGTGACTTCTACT CTTTCTGCACGACGACCACAGTCCAACCAACCACAG GTCAGCCCTCCTGTCGACACAACTGTGGCCGGCACATGGGAAGCTGCTCCTGCTCGAGCTCTTGTCAATACAATGGAAACTGCTGCTACGACTTCTACT CCCACTGCCCAAGCTCAACCCCGATGCCAACGCCAG GGGGCTCCTGTGGAGGCTCTCTGTTTGGCTCTGGTAACTTCTCCAGCCCAAACTACCCCAACAACTACTACAACAACGGCTACTGTGTGTGGCAGCTCAGGGTTGCGTACGACCAAAGAATCTTCCTGTCATTCACAGACCTGCA ATTGGAGAACTGCTGCGGCTGTGACTACATTTCTATCTACGACGGGCCTTCTGCTAGCTCACAGCATCTGGGGAAAGTGTGCGAGGGCAATCAGCAAGCAACCTTCTACTCCACCTCGAACTACTTGACCGTGGTCTTCCGGACTGATAGCTCCGTTGTTCGCCGAGGGTTTAACGCTGCCTTTATGAGCTCTTTACCATCAAACTCAG GTCGAGTGGACTGTTCCTCGGACAACATGAACATTGTTCTCCAGAGGACTTACCTGAACTCTCTCGGCTACGACGGCAACGATCTGTACCTGAATGACGAGCAATGCAGACCCCAGATTTCGAGAGACCAGGTGGTCTTCAACTTCCCAATCAACACTTGTGGCAACGTTCGAAAG TTTGACAACGGCAGCGTTGTGTACACCAACGCTCTCCGCGCCTTCACCTCCGGCTCCGGCGAGATCACACGGCAGGCTCACTTCAAGATGAGCGTGGGCTGTCGGATGGCGCAGGACTCCGTGGCCCAGATCATGTACATCGtccgtcaccatgacaacaccAGCATCACAGGCACCGGCAGATTCAACACCAGCATGGATTTCTACACGTCCAGCAGCTTCTACTCGCAG GTGACCGAAGTGCCATACAAGGTGACACTCAACCAGAACTTGTTTGTTCAAGTGAACCTCAGCAGGGGTGACAGCTCCCTGGTCCTCTTTCTGGATACCTGTGTGACATCACCATCGGCCCACGATTTCCAGACCAGACCGTACTACCTCGTTCGCAACGG CTGTCCTATGGACAACACCTACCAGCCCTACGCCTCCGGCTCCAGTGCTTATGCCCGCTTCACTTTCAAGGCCTTCCAGTTCCTGCGAGCCACAGAGTCGGTGTACATCCAGTGCAAGGTCTTGATATGCCAAGCGTCCGACTACAACTCGCGGTGCCGCCGGGGCTGCAACAGACGTGCGGCCAGAGACCTGGGGTCGGCCCACGAAGGCCAAACTCTGGTCTTGGGTCCCATCCAACTCAAAG ACcctgaagagaaggaggaagacacCCTGAAGCAGAAAAGGGAGTAA
- the agt gene encoding angiotensinogen produces MQWPLLALVLCCYLSGSRANRVYVHPFYLFAAENVSCETLQTQTPGPLDTRPVAPLDVEVLTADSRDRSELDAQRQNITERTVVLAELLNSVGLRMYQAVSSKQPGTNTLFSPVNTYGSLVTLLLGASKKTARSFQYLLNLNRHTDREDCVSFVDGHKVLKTLQGINSLVDDGPKDEITTQVWAFARQGAQLSEDFIRGTQDFSDTSFIRGVDFSRPQEAEELVNSFVNKTSDGRVMDIFKDLNSSSDLLFLSSFNFQGNWRTAFQPEKTTLQEFHVDETTTVMAALMTHTGLYPYLNDKVLQCTVVKLSLSKRSYMLLVLPHEGADLHKIESKLLTKVFSGWHQSLREGLLELSLPKFSMSSETYLRDLLTNMDPEIETKLLGSRAEFSRLSNTKPFTIDKAINKVLFKMSEEGAELRDKVQEAGVPLKLSINRPFFFSVIEGNSNAILMLGKITNPTL; encoded by the exons ATGCAGTGGCCCCTTCTAGCCCTCGTGCTTTGCTGCTACCTCTCAGGAAGCCGAGCCAACCGCGTCTACGTCCACCCTTTCTACCTCTTCGCCGCCGAGAACGTCAGCTGCGAGACTCTGCAGACCCAAACCCCAGGGCCTCTGGACACGCGCCCTGTGGCACCCCTCGACGTGGAAGTCCTCACAGCGGACAGCAGGGACCGGTCTGAACTGGACGCCCAGAGGCAGAACATCACCGAGAGGACGGTGGTCCTGGCGGAGCTGTTGAACTCTGTGGGCCTGAGGATGTACCAGGCGGTCAGCAGCAAGCAGCCGGGCACCAACACCCTGTTCTCTCCGGTCAACACCTACGGATCCCTCGTTACCCTCCTCCTCGGGGCCTCCAAGAAGACCGCAAGATCATTCCAG TACCTTCTAAACCTGAACAGGCACACCGACCGAGAGGACTGCGTGTCCTTCGTGGATGGACACAAGGTTCTGAAGACCCTGCAGGGCATTAACTCTCTGGTGGACGACGGACCCAAAGATGAGATCACCACACAGGTCTGGGCCTTCGCTCGCCAGGGCGCTCAGCTCTCCGAGGACTTCATTCGAGGCACGCAGGACTTCTCCGACACGTCGTTCATCCGCGGGGTGGACTTCTCCAGACCTcaggaggccgaggagctgGTGAACAGCTTCGTGAATAAGACATCGGACGGGAGGGTGATGGACATCTTCAAAGATCTGAACTCCAGCAGCGACCTGCTGTTTCTCTCTTCATTCAACTTCCAAG GCAACTGGAGGACAGCTTTTCAGCCAGAGAAGACCACGTTGCAGGAGTTTCATGTTGATGAAACCACCACAGTGATGGCTGCGCTGATGACCCACACGGGTCTCTATCCCTACCTGAACGATAAG GTACTGCAGTGCACAGTTGTCAAGCTGTCTCTGAGCAAACGGTCCTATATGTTGCTGGTCCTGCCTCACGAAGGCGCCGACCTCCACAAGATTGAATCTAAGCTGCTCACTAAAGTCTTTTCTGGCTGGCACCAGAGCCTCCGAGAAGG TCTGTTGGAGCTGTCCCTCCCAAAGTTCTCCATGTCGTCTGAGACTTATCTGCGCGACCTGCTGACCAACATGGATCCAGAAATTGAGACCAAGCTGTTAGGCTCTCGGGCCGAGTTCAGCCGACTCAGCAACACCAAACCTTTCACCATCGACAAG GCCATCAACAAGGTTTTGTTTAAGATGTCAGAAGAAGGCGCAGAACTGCGGGACAAGGTCCAGGAAGCAGGAGTTCCTCTGAAACTGTCCATCAATCGGCCATTCTTCTTTTCTGTCATAGAGGGAAATTCTAACGCCATCCTCATGCTGGGCAAGATCACAAATCCCACGCTGTAA